The genomic segment GGGCTTGATGAATTCGGGCGCGTCTGGAAGAAGGGTATGTATTTCAGCGGGATGGTCAGGAGTTATAGCGATTTAAAACGCTTCAGCCCACCTCCCGGCTATGCTCTCCGGTTTTTCAATGAAGGCAAATCCACCAGCCTGCTATCGAAATTTCCCGATCATTTTCCCTTCTTTGGAACACACATCGGCCCTTTTATGAATACCTACATGGCAATGGGTATGAGCACCATGTTCCGCTTCCTGGGGAAGGATAAAGCTTTGGTTAAAGCTGTGATGGAAAACAGGACTGAATGGTGCCTTGCTGTTTTTAAGCGGGCTGTTGAACTGGGGGCGGAACTGATTGTCCTTGGTGACGATGCTGCTCACAGCGGCGGGCCGATGATTTCTCCTGCTCTCTGGGAGGAACTTGTCCTGCCTTTTCATCAGGCGATAGTTGAAGGGCTTTCTGTGCCGGTTATCTGGCATAGCGACGGGCAGATGGAAAAGCTTCTTCCCTATGCAGTAAAAGCAGGCTTTATCGGAGTTCACGGGTTGGAACCACCGGCCGGTAACCGCCTGGATATATTAAAGGCCGAATTTGGCGACCGGTTAATATTAGTTGGCAACCTGGATGTAAATATTCTTTGTGAAAATGATCTTGAAGCAGTCGGGGCTGAGGTCAGGCGCTGCATTGAACAGGGAGGAAGGAGCGGATATATGCTCTCTACATCCAACAGCATCTTCCCGGGTATGAATCCTGCGGCTGTCCGCTGCTACCTGGAATATGAACTAACTAAATGGAAAAATAATCGCTCACAGTGAAAGCAGT from the Bacillota bacterium genome contains:
- a CDS encoding uroporphyrinogen decarboxylase family protein, which gives rise to MNSRQRVSAVLNRENPDRIPRFEVWVDALYEELGVADPLSAHPELGQDNLLIPSQPPDGSNAWKDGLDEFGRVWKKGMYFSGMVRSYSDLKRFSPPPGYALRFFNEGKSTSLLSKFPDHFPFFGTHIGPFMNTYMAMGMSTMFRFLGKDKALVKAVMENRTEWCLAVFKRAVELGAELIVLGDDAAHSGGPMISPALWEELVLPFHQAIVEGLSVPVIWHSDGQMEKLLPYAVKAGFIGVHGLEPPAGNRLDILKAEFGDRLILVGNLDVNILCENDLEAVGAEVRRCIEQGGRSGYMLSTSNSIFPGMNPAAVRCYLEYELTKWKNNRSQ